In Ferviditalea candida, the DNA window TATCCTGCCGATGATGGACGGGCTCAGAACGAGTATCTTCTCCCGATTTCTGCCTTGGGCGCTCGTGCTCTTGACTGCATGGATGGTCAAAGTCGGGTACTGGAACAACCAGACGACTCGACTGATGTCTGGCGTCATTGGCTCGATTGTTGTGCTCATCGGCAGCTACTGGTTTTTCACACATTCGGGACAAAGCATCCGCGCGGTGTCTCAGACGATGGACAAGATGACGCAAGTCACAATGGGTTCCTTGGCCGCTCCGTACCAGCGCGTGACCGGCGAACAACTGGACGCAGGGCTGGCGAACGCGGCAGATCAGCAGCTGATGGCTACGTCCAATCGGCTGTGGAAGCTGTTTGTCGACCGCCCATGGCTGATCGGGCAGTTTAATCGTCAGGACGGAAGCGCGGTGCGAATGACGTCGGAGGAAGTGGAAGCCATTTTGGATCGGGCTGAGGAAGAGGATGTTGCGATCGGCGCGCGAGTCGGAGATGCGTGGTCGCACTGGATGCGGCAGTATGCGCCCGGAATGAAAGAGCGGGATATTTTGCGAAAAGTGCTGGGCGATCCGAAGATCGACCATGGCGACCACGCAGACATTCCGTATTTGTTCGCCGGCGGTTCAGCGGGCATCCGCTGCCTGGTGGCGCTGCTGTCGCTGATCGCCACCCTGATGCTCTTGCTGTTTGTCGGGACCATTTCGCTCATCTTGATTCTGGCGCAGGAGATGGCGCTGGCGATTATCATCCTCGCGCCGATTGTTCTGCTGCTCGGCCTGTTCCCGGAACGCGGAGTTGTGTTCGTGCGCCGCTGGGTCGGCTGGCTCGTCGGAACGCTTGGCGCCAAGGTGATTTACGGCTTTTACCTGGGCTTTACGCTGCTCGTTGCCGACATCGTGGCGCGCGGCTCCGGCATTCTGATGCTCCAGCAAATCTTTGTGGCGCTGCTCTTTTTCTGCGCATTTTTATTCCGCAAGAAAATCCTGAAGCAACTGCTTGGCATCTTCCAAGCGCCGACGCCGCATGAGATGTACGACGCTTCCAAGCGGGAGGTCGCCTATCACGTCGCGGAGGCGAAACAATCGTGGGAGACCACGAAGGAGCGTGCGAAGAAAGCGAAAACTACGGCGAAAAAAATCATCGGCAAGCTCAAGTAGCGAGGAGGAGGATGCATGGAGCGGCTGGCGGATTGGTTGAAACGTGAAATGAAGTTGGAGTTCGTTTCGTTTGTTGAAAAGCATTCCCACGGCCATTTGCTCAGGGGAACGGTTCTGGGCCGGGAAGTGGAATTGTTGATCGTTTCTTCGGGACATGTGTGGGTAAAACAGCCGAATGAACGGTCCTGGAGAACAACGGGAGTCTACGTTCCGGATCGGGTTCTGTTTTAAATCAAGAAGCATGGGGGGATGACGATGAATGTGGTAAAGGATTGGGAGGAGCTGGCGTCCGACCTGAGGCGGCGGATCCAAAACGGCGATGAGTCGTACCGGACGCAGCTAGTCAAAACGGAAGCGGAGCTGAACGCGGCTTGGTAAAAGGAAGAATCGCGGGAACGGGATCGCCATGGATATTAGCGGCCTGATCAAGAAACGCGCGCTCTGGTGGGCGATCGGCAGCCTGGGCGCTGCCGGCATTGCGATTGCACTGCTTGCGTTGCTGCTCGTCTTTGCATTGCTTGGACTACTCGTCAGCGCGTCGGATTCCTCTTCTATGGAAGGGATTCCCATGCCTAAGAATCCGACCTTCGATATCCCCGCTCCGCTGCTTCCGATCTATATAAAAGCCGAAAACGGGAACGCAACTTGGGCGCTTCTGGCGGCGGTTCATAAGGTCGCGACCGATTTCGGAGCTAAAGAAGCAAAACGAATCGATGCGATTGGGGGACTCGGTTTTCCCCGGCCCTTGTGGGAAGCGTACAAAACGGACGGCGACGGAGACGGCAAGATCGATCCGGAAAATCCTTTCGACGCGATCTTTTCGCTCGCCAACTACTTCCGCTTGACTGCTCTTGACGCGGATGAGGCGCTGGAAGCGTGGTTCTTGAATGCAAACGATGCGGCGCTCGTCCGGGCCAAGGAAGCGGAGTATGCCGCGATATTGATCAT includes these proteins:
- a CDS encoding M23 family metallopeptidase; the encoded protein is MDISGLIKKRALWWAIGSLGAAGIAIALLALLLVFALLGLLVSASDSSSMEGIPMPKNPTFDIPAPLLPIYIKAENGNATWALLAAVHKVATDFGAKEAKRIDAIGGLGFPRPLWEAYKTDGDGDGKIDPENPFDAIFSLANYFRLTALDADEALEAWFLNANDAALVRAKEAEYAAILIIRRNWLWPVIGYTFISSPYGSRTDPVTGEPGAFHDGIDIPAPRGTPVAAIQSGTVALVSRSNSGYGHLVRLQHDGGIQSFYAHLSGIGVRQGQQVLRGEVIGWVGSTGKSTGPHLHFGMSQHGQSVDPLLYWPDYSEGR